One Halosegnis longus DNA window includes the following coding sequences:
- a CDS encoding MBL fold metallo-hydrolase, producing the protein MVHHDGTTVRWLGYATLRLAGDGVVVYCDPGRYGVLDGIEPNDGDVICITHAHHYDSDAVRQVAADDATLVVFEGIDTNRIDRDVDRPADLPYEVRWVDSETDIAVGPATGDRQDGPRPGEVFVRTVPAYNDRDGDVPHPKGRGCGYHLTLPSVWDRDVTVFWPGDTDVLDGHAALDVSLFCPPIGGGPTMDRHEAAALAEALDPNLVLPIHYDTLDVLETDADAFVVDVAGRGVPVVLDEPAR; encoded by the coding sequence ATGGTCCACCACGACGGCACGACGGTCCGCTGGCTCGGCTACGCCACCCTCCGGCTCGCGGGCGACGGTGTCGTCGTCTACTGTGACCCCGGCCGCTACGGTGTCCTCGACGGTATCGAACCGAACGACGGGGACGTGATTTGTATCACCCACGCCCACCACTACGACAGCGACGCGGTCCGCCAGGTCGCAGCCGACGACGCCACGCTCGTTGTCTTCGAGGGTATCGACACGAACCGCATCGACCGCGACGTGGACCGGCCCGCCGACCTCCCCTACGAGGTCCGGTGGGTCGACAGCGAGACCGACATCGCTGTCGGTCCCGCGACCGGCGACCGACAGGACGGTCCCCGGCCGGGCGAGGTGTTCGTCCGGACCGTCCCGGCGTACAACGACCGCGACGGCGACGTGCCCCACCCGAAGGGTCGCGGCTGCGGCTACCACCTCACCCTCCCGAGCGTGTGGGACCGCGACGTGACCGTCTTCTGGCCCGGGGACACGGACGTGCTCGACGGCCACGCCGCGCTCGACGTGTCGCTGTTTTGTCCACCAATCGGCGGGGGACCGACGATGGACCGCCACGAGGCCGCGGCGCTGGCCGAGGCGCTCGACCCGAATCTCGTGCTCCCGATTCACTACGACACGCTCGACGTGCTCGAAACGGACGCCGACGCCTTCGTCGTGGACGTGGCCGGCCGGGGTGTGCCGGTCGTACTCGACGAGCCGGCCCGCTGA
- the psmB gene encoding archaeal proteasome endopeptidase complex subunit beta, which produces MRQEDSLDELDELDSPRHLDTGFDLDPDFDPYEPEVGELPESDVTEADLDSVNKTGTTTIGLTTPDGVVMATDMRASLGGRFVSNKDVQKVEEVHPTAALTMAGSVGGAQSFIDTIRAEASLYETRRGSEMSMQALSTLCGNFLRGGPFFMVSPILGGVDAEGSHVFSLDPAGGVMRDDYTVTGSGMQMAYGVLEGQYADDLTLDEARTVAARGIKSAVERDTGSGNGIYLAEITDDGVAIEGHKQFDDLV; this is translated from the coding sequence ATGCGTCAGGAGGATTCTCTCGACGAGCTCGACGAGCTCGATAGCCCGCGACACCTCGACACCGGCTTCGACCTCGACCCCGACTTCGACCCCTACGAGCCGGAGGTCGGCGAACTGCCCGAAAGCGACGTGACCGAGGCCGACCTCGACAGCGTCAACAAGACCGGCACGACGACCATCGGCCTGACGACGCCCGACGGCGTCGTGATGGCGACGGACATGCGCGCTTCCCTCGGCGGCCGCTTCGTCTCCAACAAGGACGTCCAGAAGGTCGAGGAGGTCCACCCGACCGCGGCGCTCACGATGGCCGGCTCCGTCGGCGGTGCACAGTCGTTCATCGACACCATCCGCGCGGAGGCGAGCCTCTACGAGACGCGCCGCGGCTCCGAGATGAGCATGCAGGCGCTTTCCACCCTCTGTGGAAACTTCCTGCGCGGCGGTCCCTTCTTCATGGTGTCGCCCATCCTCGGCGGCGTCGACGCCGAGGGGAGCCACGTCTTCTCGCTCGACCCCGCCGGCGGCGTCATGCGCGACGACTACACCGTCACCGGCTCCGGGATGCAGATGGCCTACGGTGTGCTCGAAGGCCAGTACGCGGACGACTTGACGCTCGACGAGGCGCGCACCGTCGCCGCCCGCGGTATCAAGTCGGCCGTCGAGCGCGACACCGGCTCCGGCAACGGTATCTACCTCGCCGAAATCACCGACGACGGCGTGGCCATCGAGGGCCACAAGCAGTTCGACGACCTCGTCTGA